In Staphylococcus lloydii, the following proteins share a genomic window:
- a CDS encoding DUF5677 domain-containing protein, translating to MEDLFFKDEDVIKVINEVEIYITKDLNNSQDIQKLKENHLFLAIYDIAHTFYLNYIDINNCVTISSARTLSRKLYELLLYLKYILETDSESRKRAERYFSYNEYEKVRVLVSNAKDGGFSQQDIINLESKLTNLKKLFIKTFSNSKIKVNKVNDIKKWYMEKGTSNKKIGNIELLSKYLNMDYYYQHIYRSFSSDVHSIGNEKNKTIYILATNLYISNREIEGFYQESSLSSEIELSSFTNYIVSRFIELCCDFTNKKELWSGYKQKFEEYYNNKWNYKQITND from the coding sequence GTGGAAGATTTATTTTTTAAAGATGAAGATGTAATTAAAGTGATTAATGAAGTAGAGATTTATATTACAAAAGATTTAAATAATAGCCAGGACATACAAAAACTCAAAGAAAATCATCTTTTTTTAGCTATTTATGACATAGCCCACACTTTCTATCTTAACTATATCGACATAAATAATTGTGTGACTATAAGTAGTGCTAGAACTTTATCTAGGAAACTATATGAGTTATTACTTTATTTAAAATATATATTAGAAACAGACAGTGAATCAAGAAAAAGGGCAGAAAGATATTTTTCGTATAATGAATACGAAAAGGTTAGAGTATTAGTGTCAAATGCAAAAGATGGAGGTTTTAGTCAACAAGATATAATAAATTTAGAAAGCAAGTTGACTAATTTAAAGAAATTGTTCATAAAAACTTTTAGTAATTCAAAAATAAAAGTAAATAAAGTAAACGATATAAAAAAATGGTACATGGAAAAAGGTACAAGTAATAAAAAAATAGGTAATATTGAATTGCTATCAAAGTATTTAAACATGGATTATTATTATCAACATATATATAGAAGTTTTTCATCAGATGTTCATTCTATTGGTAATGAAAAAAATAAAACTATCTATATACTTGCAACAAATCTTTATATTAGTAATAGAGAAATAGAGGGATTTTATCAAGAATCTTCTTTATCTAGCGAAATAGAATTATCTTCATTTACAAATTATATTGTATCTAGATTCATTGAATTATGCTGTGACTTTACTAATAAAAAGGAATTGTGGTCTGGTTATAAGCAAAAGTTTGAAGAATACTATAATAATAAATGGAATTATAAACAAATTACAAATGACTAA
- a CDS encoding type I toxin-antitoxin system Fst family toxin, protein MLIFFVHIVAPVISGCAIAYFTYWLSKRDK, encoded by the coding sequence TTGTTAATCTTTTTCGTTCACATCGTTGCGCCAGTCATCAGTGGCTGTGCCATCGCGTATTTTACTTATTGGCTTAGTAAGCGCGATAAATAA
- a CDS encoding stage II sporulation protein M, with protein sequence MLTIEKGFISRTLKIFLFSIGIMILTVAITYSIDINMKEVIKSIDNGIPGSVKSSSGLERVFEYIVNNGIVVPLQMFILSLIPIQFLYLFNLIYSSILPGIVMGIAIKINVYKAIIIIVPILPHTTLEILGFCIFASALYQFNKSIRIKISDIFKKDSIKSFYIVC encoded by the coding sequence ATGTTGACTATTGAAAAAGGTTTCATTTCAAGAACATTAAAAATATTCTTGTTTAGTATAGGTATAATGATTTTAACTGTTGCAATTACATATAGTATTGATATAAATATGAAAGAAGTCATTAAAAGTATAGATAACGGTATACCTGGATCTGTTAAGAGCTCTTCGGGACTAGAAAGAGTTTTTGAGTATATTGTGAATAACGGAATTGTGGTTCCGTTACAGATGTTTATACTTTCATTAATACCAATTCAGTTTTTATATTTATTTAATTTAATATATAGTTCAATATTACCAGGAATTGTAATGGGTATTGCAATAAAAATTAATGTTTATAAAGCTATAATTATTATCGTACCTATATTACCTCATACTACATTAGAGATATTAGGATTTTGTATATTTGCTAGTGCACTGTATCAATTCAATAAATCAATAAGAATTAAGATTAGTGATATATTTAAAAAGGATAGCATTAAATCATTTTATATTGTATGCTGA
- the rpsR gene encoding 30S ribosomal protein S18, whose product MAGGPRRGGRRRKKVCYFTANGITHIDYKDTELLKRFISERGKILPRRVTGTSAKYQRMLTIAIKRSRHMALLPYVKEEQ is encoded by the coding sequence ATGGCAGGTGGACCAAGAAGAGGCGGACGTCGTCGTAAAAAAGTTTGTTACTTTACAGCAAACGGAATTACACACATCGACTATAAAGACACAGAATTATTAAAACGTTTTATTTCTGAACGTGGTAAAATTTTACCTCGTCGTGTAACAGGTACTTCAGCTAAATATCAACGTATGTTGACAATCGCTATCAAACGTTCTCGTCATATGGCATTATTACCATATGTTAAAGAAGAACAATAA
- the ssb gene encoding single-stranded DNA-binding protein: protein MINRVVLVGRLTKDPEYRTTPSGVSVATFTLAVNRTFTNAQGEREADFINCVVFRKQAENVNNYLSKGSLAGVDGRLQSRSYENQEGRRIFVTEVVCDSVQFLEPKNQNNQRQNQSGGNDFQDYGQSFGGQQSGQNTSRNNNNSSNNNQSDNPFANANGPIDISDDDLPF, encoded by the coding sequence ATGATAAACAGAGTTGTTTTAGTAGGTCGTTTAACTAAGGATCCAGAATACAGAACAACACCCTCAGGCGTGAGCGTTGCGACGTTTACCTTAGCGGTGAATCGTACGTTTACCAATGCGCAAGGGGAACGCGAAGCTGATTTCATTAACTGCGTCGTTTTTAGAAAACAAGCAGAAAATGTTAATAACTACTTATCAAAAGGTAGTTTAGCTGGCGTTGACGGTCGCTTACAATCACGTAGCTATGAAAACCAAGAAGGACGTCGTATTTTTGTTACAGAAGTTGTTTGTGATAGCGTTCAATTCCTTGAACCTAAAAACCAAAACAACCAACGCCAAAACCAATCTGGAGGCAACGACTTCCAAGATTACGGTCAAAGCTTTGGTGGTCAACAATCTGGACAAAACACGTCACGTAATAACAACAATTCATCAAACAATAATCAATCAGACAACCCATTCGCTAATGCGAACGGCCCTATTGATATTAGTGATGATGACTTACCATTCTAA
- the rpsF gene encoding 30S ribosomal protein S6: MRTYEVMYIVRPNIEEDAKKAVVERFNGILASRGSEVLEAKDWGKRRLAYEINDFTEGYYNIVRIQTEDNEATDEFQRLAKINDDIIRYIVIREDEDKTRK; the protein is encoded by the coding sequence ATGAGAACATATGAAGTTATGTATATCGTTCGTCCGAATATCGAAGAAGATGCTAAAAAAGCAGTTGTTGAACGTTTCAACGGCATTTTAGCTTCAAGAGGTTCAGAAGTACTTGAAGCTAAAGACTGGGGTAAACGTCGCCTTGCATATGAAATCAATGATTTCACTGAAGGTTACTACAACATCGTTCGTATTCAAACAGAAGATAACGAAGCTACTGACGAGTTCCAACGTTTAGCTAAAATTAACGATGATATCATCCGTTACATCGTTATCCGTGAAGACGAAGATAAGACAAGAAAATAA
- a CDS encoding GH25 family lysozyme, which translates to MVSLMKKGIVATCALASTALVSYSANAAEQPNAQKGTMGYGYKQYLEKHPDKNNQSKVQTEAGTTQQGNRVLDISEWQGDLTADQVKKLKDNYDFIIIRAQYGSENIDTSLEHNSELLDKYDLPFGVYSYSMYENPDDARYEAQTLHNRAPKASFYINDFEQNSVTSGSIDDSTNAWYDEMKGLAGNKKVLLYSYQNFMEENLTNTVSTYDGFWLANYNETQPSRKYALWQYTDQYHSPELDQDVDANYTSPDKDTSWFIS; encoded by the coding sequence ATGGTTTCGTTAATGAAAAAAGGCATTGTAGCAACGTGTGCGTTAGCAAGTACAGCGTTAGTATCTTATTCGGCAAATGCTGCTGAACAACCAAATGCTCAAAAAGGGACAATGGGTTATGGTTATAAACAATATTTAGAAAAACATCCAGATAAAAATAATCAAAGTAAAGTACAAACTGAAGCAGGGACAACGCAACAAGGCAACCGCGTTTTAGATATTTCAGAATGGCAAGGCGACTTGACTGCGGATCAAGTTAAAAAGTTAAAAGACAACTATGATTTTATTATTATTCGTGCACAATATGGTTCTGAAAATATTGATACTTCACTCGAACATAATTCTGAGTTGTTGGATAAATACGATTTACCATTTGGTGTTTATTCTTACAGCATGTATGAAAACCCTGATGATGCAAGATATGAAGCACAAACTTTACATAACAGAGCACCAAAAGCAAGCTTTTATATCAATGACTTTGAACAAAATTCAGTAACTTCTGGCAGCATCGACGATAGTACAAATGCTTGGTACGACGAAATGAAAGGCCTCGCAGGTAATAAAAAGGTTTTACTTTATTCTTACCAAAACTTTATGGAAGAGAATTTAACTAACACTGTTAGTACTTATGATGGTTTCTGGTTAGCTAACTATAATGAAACACAACCTTCACGAAAATATGCATTATGGCAATATACTGATCAATATCATTCACCTGAGTTAGATCAAGATGTTGATGCTAACTATACAAGTCCAGACAAAGATACAAGCTGGTTTATTTCATAA